From one Bacillus rossius redtenbacheri isolate Brsri unplaced genomic scaffold, Brsri_v3 Brsri_v3_scf175, whole genome shotgun sequence genomic stretch:
- the LOC134543701 gene encoding osteocalcin 2-like: MKRAKEKAKEGALLRAISPSSREERAPASRPDRGAAPPISCEGEASSDWPRLSANQGRLPEYKRRMQVEESAVAQNQQQEKHQLQKQQQQNHSSSNSSSNSTSSTSACKKRQNFSNSSSNNSSSSSSNSSS, encoded by the coding sequence ATGAAGAGGGCGAAGGAGAAAGCGAAGGAGGGGGCTCTTTTGAGAGCTATTTCCCCTTCATCGCGGGAAGAACGAGCTCCAGCATCGCGCCCTGATAGGGGGGCGGCACCACCAATCAGCTGCGAAGGAGAGGCGAGCTCTGATTGGCCGAGGCTCTCGGCAAATCAGGGGCGCCTCCCAGAGTATAAAAGGAGGATGCAAGTTGAAGAGAGTGCAGTCGCGCAGAACCAACAGCAGGAGAAGCATCAGCTACAGAAACAACAGCAGCAAAACCACAGCAGCAGCAACAGTAGCAGCAACAGTACCAGCAGCACCAGCGCCTGCAAGAAAAGACAGAACTTCAGCAACTCCAGCagcaacaacagcagcagcagcagcagcaacagcagcagca